The Lysinibacillus pakistanensis genome includes a window with the following:
- a CDS encoding DUF421 domain-containing protein, with amino-acid sequence MDGFFQVNFWEMILRATLSFFALLILARILGKKQLGQLTFFHYTTGITFGSIASEIAAQAETPFTDGLIALIWWSVLTYLMTIITIKSKKARVLIDDKPTIVIQNGLILESALKKNRLHMDELTMMLREQAVFSVQDVQYALLETTGKLSVLPKPAEQPATKQDVKADVTPPSYIPTEVVSDGQLIYENLVELELTEDWLLKKLKKQNVQSVEDVYFAQVQANGSLYISLKDKARRSSP; translated from the coding sequence ATGGACGGTTTTTTTCAAGTTAATTTTTGGGAAATGATTCTAAGAGCTACACTTTCCTTTTTTGCATTACTCATTTTAGCTCGTATTCTTGGGAAGAAGCAGCTTGGACAGCTCACATTCTTCCATTATACAACAGGTATTACATTTGGTTCCATCGCCTCTGAAATAGCAGCACAAGCAGAGACGCCCTTTACAGATGGTCTTATCGCATTAATTTGGTGGAGTGTGTTAACCTATTTAATGACGATTATTACTATTAAGTCTAAAAAGGCTCGAGTATTGATCGATGACAAACCAACCATTGTTATTCAAAACGGTCTTATTTTAGAATCTGCCTTAAAGAAAAATCGATTGCATATGGATGAGCTAACAATGATGCTTCGAGAACAGGCTGTTTTCTCTGTTCAAGATGTTCAATATGCGTTGCTTGAAACTACTGGTAAATTGAGTGTGCTTCCAAAGCCCGCCGAACAACCAGCAACTAAGCAGGATGTGAAGGCCGATGTTACTCCGCCAAGCTATATTCCAACCGAAGTGGTTTCAGATGGACAGCTTATTTATGAAAACCTAGTTGAACTTGAATTAACAGAAGACTGGCTATTGAAAAAGCTGAAAAAGCAGAATGTCCAATCCGTTGAAGATGTCTATTTTGCTCAAGTTCAAGCAAATGGATCGTTATATATCAGTCTTAAGGATAAAGCAAGACGATCAAGCCCTTAA